A window of Aricia agestis chromosome 3, ilAriAges1.1, whole genome shotgun sequence contains these coding sequences:
- the LOC121740482 gene encoding mannose-6-phosphate isomerase: MELCCKVQNYEWGKMGTESKVAQLISSANPNLDIDATKPYAELWMGTHPNGPSMIVERGKLISEYLNDNHDAVGKDVKKHFGVTVPFLLKILSVRKALSIQAHPTKKHAEELHKKFPEMYKDPNHKPELAIALTRFEALCGFRPLEEIEKYLDYVPELKSILPSDIVSSFDDKNIDSEKKIKKLFNSLMTSDKSAVEMGLKNLLLRLENEGPEIQALLLYPVLQQLHKDYPGDVGCWAPYFINYITLQPGQAIFLKPNLIHAYLSGDCVECMACSDNVVRAGLTPKHMDVPTLVEMLDYKSYTPQDLLFNPELEDPNCCIWRPPVPDFAVIRIRVESGDSYNTIVRHSPSIIIVTSGSGEACDTEPLKARPGLVLFLKASRQLTLTPEENSHIEAYQAICNV, encoded by the exons ATGGAGCTCTGCTGCAAAGTTCAAAACTATGAATGGGGGAAGATGGGAACTGAAAGCAAAGTTGCGCAGCTAATATCTAGCGCAAATCCAAATCTAGACATTGACGCTACAAAGCCATACGCAGAGTTGTGGATGGGAACCCATCCTAATGGACCATCAATGATTGTGGAAAGGGGAAAACTAATTTCGGAGTATTTAAACGACAACCACGACGCAGTAGGTAAAGATGTGAAAAAACATTTTGGAGTGACTGTGCCGTTCCTTCTCAAAATTCTATCAGTGAGAAAGGCATTGTCAATTCAAGCTCATCCAACAAAG aaACATGCTGAAGAATTACACAAAAAGTTTCCAGAAATGTATAAAGATCCAAACCATAAACCTGAACTTGCCATAGCACTCACTAGATTTGAAGCTCTCTGTGGATTCCGGCCATTAGaggaaattgaaaaatatttagaCT ATGTTCCTGAGTTGAAATCTATATTACCCTCTGATATTGTTAGCAGTTTCGATGACAAAAATATTGATTcagagaaaaaaataaaaaaattattcaattCATTAATGACATCTGACAAGTCAGCTGTAGAGATGGGATTGAAAAATTTACTATTAAGACTGGAAAACGAAG GTCCAGAGATTCAAGCACTGCTCTTATACCCGGTGTTGCAACAGCTTCACAAGGATTACCCAGGAGATGTGGGATGCTGGGcaccatattttattaactaCATCACATTACAACCAGGACAGGCTATTTTTCTCAAACCTAATCTTATACACGCCTATTTGAGTGGAG ACTGTGTAGAATGTATGGCTTGCTCGGACAATGTGGTGCGGGCTGGACTAACTCCGAAACACATGGATGTCCCAACGCTAGTGGAGATGTTGGACTACAAAAGCTATACACCACAGGACCTACTGTTCAATCCGGAGTTGGAAGATCCAAATTGCTGCATCTGGAGACCACCTGTACCAGATTTTGCAGTCATCAGAATAAGA GTGGAAAGCGGTGACTCCTACAACACGATAGTGCGTCACAGCCCCAGCATAATCATTGTGACGTCGGGTAGCGGCGAGGCTTGTGACACGGAGCCGCTTAAAGCGCGCCCCGGCCTGGTCTTGTTCCTCAAAGCCAGCAGACAACTGACCCTCACGCCAGAGGAAAACTCACACATTGAAGCGTATCAGGCGATATGTAacgtttag